The following coding sequences lie in one Paraburkholderia largidicola genomic window:
- a CDS encoding MarR family winged helix-turn-helix transcriptional regulator, producing the protein MFTDCYCTQFRRSANQLTGIYDEALRPVGLKITQFSLLRAIERLGAATYNEIAAEAALDKTTISRNLKVLINAGWVTVSVPSEEDARYRSAQLSKEGVKKLRSAEPYWRVAQRLVEDGVQRFLNGPANQQLLEALEALQQVPLK; encoded by the coding sequence ATGTTTACGGATTGCTATTGCACACAATTTCGACGCTCGGCAAACCAGCTAACAGGAATTTACGACGAGGCTCTGCGGCCGGTTGGCCTGAAGATCACCCAGTTCTCGCTGCTGCGCGCAATTGAGCGTCTAGGGGCGGCGACGTACAACGAGATCGCTGCGGAAGCAGCGTTGGATAAGACGACGATTTCACGAAATCTGAAGGTGCTTATCAACGCTGGCTGGGTTACTGTCAGCGTGCCGTCAGAGGAGGACGCGCGCTACAGATCCGCTCAATTGAGTAAGGAAGGGGTTAAGAAGCTCCGAAGTGCCGAGCCGTACTGGCGAGTCGCCCAGCGTCTCGTTGAGGATGGCGTTCAGCGTTTTCTCAATGGTCCCGCGAATCAGCAGCTACTGGAAGCGTTAGAAGCGCTGCAACAGGTACCGCTAAAGTAA
- a CDS encoding fumarylacetoacetate hydrolase family protein yields MKLARYTYKSKTSIGKIEGDRVIDLHVTDAWLPDDLTTLLSSPEALSRARQLTVEQAGSVALSEVRLEAPIIHPGKFLALGMNYKDHEAEARRHGVPIPPSQVWFNKQVSCINGPFDDVHHPDVCEKLDYEAELGVVIGKAGRYISEEDALAHVGGYFVANDVTARDWQAKSPTWTLGKSFDTHGPIGPWVVTADEIADPQNLAIRLLVNGEVRQQSSTSLMTYPIARQIAYLSQVMTLQPGDILITGTPAGVGLAMNPPRFLGAGDVVRVEIDGIGHIENRIVPEPRRKAA; encoded by the coding sequence ATGAAACTCGCACGATATACGTACAAGAGCAAGACCTCGATTGGCAAGATCGAAGGCGATCGCGTGATCGACCTTCACGTAACGGACGCATGGCTTCCCGACGATCTCACGACACTGCTTTCGTCGCCCGAAGCGTTGAGCCGCGCCAGGCAGCTCACGGTCGAACAGGCAGGCAGCGTCGCGCTGTCTGAAGTGCGCCTCGAAGCGCCCATCATTCATCCCGGCAAATTCCTCGCGCTGGGCATGAATTACAAGGATCATGAAGCGGAAGCGCGCCGCCACGGCGTACCCATTCCGCCTTCACAAGTGTGGTTCAACAAGCAGGTCTCGTGCATCAACGGACCTTTCGATGACGTACATCATCCCGACGTTTGCGAAAAGCTCGACTATGAAGCGGAACTGGGCGTCGTGATCGGCAAGGCGGGGCGCTACATTTCCGAAGAGGATGCGCTCGCGCACGTCGGGGGATATTTCGTCGCGAACGACGTGACAGCGCGCGACTGGCAGGCAAAAAGCCCGACGTGGACGCTGGGTAAATCGTTCGATACACACGGCCCCATCGGCCCGTGGGTCGTGACGGCAGACGAGATCGCCGATCCGCAGAACCTTGCCATCCGTCTGCTGGTGAACGGCGAAGTGCGCCAGCAATCGTCGACGAGCCTGATGACGTATCCCATCGCCCGACAGATCGCGTACCTGAGCCAGGTGATGACCCTCCAACCCGGTGACATCCTGATCACAGGTACGCCCGCAGGCGTGGGCCTCGCGATGAATCCGCCGCGTTTTCTCGGCGCAGGCGATGTGGTGCGCGTCGAAATCGACGGTATCGGGCACATCGAAAATCGCATCGTGCCGGAGCCGCGCCGCAAGGCCGCATGA
- a CDS encoding MFS transporter — MTSDERKIIFASSLGTVFEWYDFYLYGSLAAVVGKQFFSSVNETAAFIFALLAFAAGFAVRPFGALVFGRLGDLVGRKYTFLVTILLMGTSTFLVGVLPSYASIGITAPVLLIVLRLVQGLALGGEYGGAATYVAEHAPGHKRGGYTAWIQTTATLGFFLSLLVILGTRLIAGESAFADWAWRIPFVFSVILVSISVWIRMTLSESPVFLKMKAENTTSKAPIKEAFGEWKNVRLVLIALFGVVAGQAVIWYAGQFYALFFLTQTLKVNPVTANLMIAAALLIGTPMIVFFGSLSDRVGRKPVMLLGFLLAIVFYFPIFHGLTKFANPTLYAAQESAPVTVVADPTSCSFQFNPVGTSSFSKSCDIAKSFLARSAVNYSNENAPAGTVAYVRVGNTRIDSVDIAGVGNKEGAKQVRDFEAKLGTLIKSVGYPTIADPKLINYPMVLLMLIGLVLTVAMVYGPIAATLVELFPTRIRYTAMSLPYHIGNGWFGGFLPTTAFALVAATGNIYAGVWYPVVIAAVSLVIGFFFLPETRQRRIID, encoded by the coding sequence ATGACCTCTGACGAACGCAAGATCATCTTTGCATCGTCGCTCGGTACAGTCTTTGAGTGGTACGACTTTTACTTGTACGGCTCGCTTGCCGCTGTTGTCGGAAAGCAGTTTTTCTCGAGCGTCAACGAAACAGCGGCGTTCATTTTTGCGTTGCTGGCGTTTGCCGCGGGCTTTGCGGTGCGGCCGTTTGGGGCGTTGGTATTCGGTCGTCTCGGAGATCTGGTCGGCCGTAAGTACACCTTCCTGGTCACAATTCTTTTGATGGGTACGTCAACGTTTCTCGTCGGCGTACTACCTTCGTACGCGAGCATTGGCATCACCGCGCCTGTGTTGCTGATTGTTCTGCGACTTGTGCAAGGTCTCGCCCTCGGTGGCGAGTATGGCGGCGCGGCGACATATGTAGCGGAACATGCGCCGGGGCACAAACGCGGTGGCTACACGGCGTGGATCCAGACCACGGCTACCTTGGGATTCTTTCTGTCGTTGCTCGTGATTCTCGGAACACGTCTGATTGCAGGCGAGTCTGCGTTCGCCGATTGGGCGTGGCGCATTCCGTTCGTGTTTTCAGTGATCCTTGTGTCAATCTCAGTATGGATTCGGATGACTCTATCGGAATCTCCTGTGTTCCTGAAAATGAAGGCGGAAAACACGACGTCTAAAGCGCCGATCAAGGAGGCGTTCGGCGAGTGGAAGAATGTTCGCCTTGTTCTGATCGCGCTGTTCGGCGTTGTCGCTGGTCAGGCTGTAATCTGGTATGCAGGCCAATTCTACGCACTCTTTTTTCTGACGCAGACCCTTAAGGTCAATCCTGTGACGGCAAATTTGATGATCGCGGCGGCGTTGCTGATCGGAACACCGATGATCGTCTTCTTCGGTTCACTATCGGACCGTGTCGGTCGCAAGCCGGTGATGCTGCTGGGATTCTTGCTCGCGATCGTGTTCTACTTTCCGATTTTTCACGGACTGACAAAGTTTGCGAATCCGACGCTTTATGCAGCGCAGGAAAGCGCACCGGTGACGGTCGTGGCCGATCCGACCAGTTGTTCATTTCAGTTCAATCCAGTCGGAACGTCGAGTTTTAGCAAATCTTGCGACATCGCGAAGTCGTTTCTCGCTCGATCAGCAGTGAACTATTCGAACGAAAACGCGCCAGCGGGCACCGTCGCGTACGTTCGTGTAGGCAACACCCGAATCGACAGTGTTGATATCGCAGGAGTGGGCAACAAGGAAGGGGCGAAACAGGTCAGGGATTTCGAGGCAAAGCTGGGAACGCTGATCAAATCAGTTGGTTACCCGACGATAGCTGATCCAAAACTCATCAACTACCCGATGGTTTTGTTGATGCTTATCGGGCTGGTTTTGACCGTTGCAATGGTGTACGGACCGATAGCTGCGACGCTTGTCGAACTGTTTCCGACCCGCATCCGATATACGGCAATGTCGCTCCCGTATCACATCGGTAATGGCTGGTTTGGCGGCTTCCTCCCGACAACTGCGTTCGCGCTGGTAGCCGCAACGGGCAATATTTACGCAGGCGTTTGGTACCCCGTAGTCATCGCTGCAGTGTCCCTCGTCATCGGCTTTTTCTTTCTACCTGAGACTCGCCAAAGGCGCATCATCGACTGA
- a CDS encoding flavin reductase family protein codes for MDTTLPYIDEPTSALDATQFRRAMGKFATGVTVVTFEHQGKPAGMTANAFMSLSVDPPMILVAARSQSRFAQSVASGDAFGVSFLDKEQEALSRHFGGQPNAALPDPFERIDGAPLLRAALVRIVARVAAIHTGGDHQIYTAHVLHVHESDGPPLLFYTGKYKALFALDPTHCWNDANADH; via the coding sequence ATGGACACGACCCTCCCTTACATCGACGAGCCTACCTCTGCGCTCGACGCCACGCAATTCAGGCGCGCGATGGGCAAGTTCGCGACGGGCGTGACCGTCGTCACCTTCGAGCATCAGGGCAAGCCTGCGGGGATGACAGCGAACGCCTTCATGTCGCTGTCCGTCGATCCACCCATGATCCTGGTCGCCGCGCGTTCGCAGTCGCGCTTTGCACAGTCGGTCGCCAGCGGCGATGCATTCGGCGTGAGCTTTCTCGACAAGGAGCAGGAAGCACTCAGCCGTCATTTCGGCGGACAGCCCAACGCGGCATTGCCCGACCCATTCGAGCGAATCGACGGTGCGCCGCTGCTTCGCGCGGCGCTGGTTCGCATCGTCGCGCGCGTTGCCGCCATTCATACGGGCGGCGATCACCAGATCTACACGGCGCACGTGCTGCACGTGCACGAGTCAGACGGGCCGCCATTGCTGTTCTATACGGGCAAATACAAGGCACTGTTCGCCCTCGATCCGACACATTGCTGGAACGACGCGAACGCCGACCACTGA
- a CDS encoding tautomerase family protein, translated as MPTYIVSATQNLLSPEEKKKVAKEVTRAHSQATGAQGFFAQVIFSEIPSGSHFMGGVEISAKQIFVHGHIRAGRTEEQKGALLADIINSIHGVTGIEKRFLWAYISELAPNNMVEYGQVLPQPGKEAEWLESLSAADRDYMLSLSKAQ; from the coding sequence ATGCCTACTTACATCGTATCCGCAACTCAAAACCTGTTGTCCCCCGAGGAAAAGAAGAAGGTCGCAAAGGAGGTTACACGAGCCCACAGCCAGGCCACTGGCGCGCAAGGCTTTTTCGCTCAGGTGATTTTCAGCGAAATCCCGTCGGGATCGCATTTCATGGGTGGTGTGGAAATCAGCGCGAAACAGATTTTCGTGCATGGACACATCCGTGCTGGGCGTACTGAAGAACAAAAAGGCGCCTTACTCGCCGACATCATTAACTCGATTCACGGTGTCACAGGGATCGAGAAACGCTTTCTGTGGGCGTATATCTCCGAGCTGGCGCCGAACAACATGGTCGAGTATGGGCAAGTGCTGCCCCAGCCTGGCAAGGAAGCCGAGTGGCTCGAGTCGCTATCGGCGGCAGATCGTGACTACATGCTGAGCCTCAGTAAAGCTCAATAA
- a CDS encoding tautomerase family protein produces the protein MPLIKFDVIKGRTEAQTRAMLDGAHRAVVNAFQVPERDRYQIVTEHEPAHLIVEDTGLGIERTKNMVVITVVTRSRAQEAKEHFYQEITRELQERCQIAPSDVVVSLVSNSDADWSFGHGVAQFLTGEL, from the coding sequence ATGCCTCTCATCAAGTTCGACGTTATCAAGGGCCGCACGGAAGCACAAACCCGTGCAATGCTCGATGGCGCACACCGCGCTGTTGTCAACGCATTCCAGGTGCCAGAGCGCGACCGTTATCAAATCGTGACCGAGCATGAACCAGCCCATCTTATTGTTGAAGATACGGGGCTGGGAATTGAGCGCACCAAGAACATGGTCGTCATCACCGTGGTGACCCGTTCGCGAGCGCAAGAGGCGAAGGAACACTTTTATCAAGAAATCACCCGGGAGCTGCAAGAGCGTTGCCAGATCGCTCCGAGCGATGTAGTCGTTTCGCTAGTAAGCAACTCCGACGCTGACTGGAGCTTCGGTCATGGCGTAGCGCAGTTTCTCACTGGCGAACTGTGA
- a CDS encoding MFS transporter, whose product MDRRFLTLLCVSIPSFMINLDANIVSVSLPSIAQTLHADFGAIEWVISAYTLAFASLVMPAGALADRFGRKRLLVVGLAVFTLASLICGAASSVTLLNWARAVQGTGAALQLSAALAILSNEFQGKHRAKAFAFWGSIIGIGIMLGPVAGGVITQILGWQWAFYVNLPIGAAMIALTIFTVNESRDPKANRIDVVGVVTLASFLGLATYALISGNHAGWSSQPVLTSAFCAVAALVAFIVVERIQERPMMDFTYFIRPTYLGANIAAVAYAATFLTMLTYLPFFFQNGLAFGPMKAGALMLPLAAGLFVVPRLVTAYVEHRVSGRLLLVIGLILVGSGLLIASTQVGTMSYLRVAVPMMLASIGAGILNGQVVKVGMTVIPADRAGMASGVSGTMRFSGIVIGFAALGAVFFSRNHIRGQSCNTVRRRRSLARDIESHW is encoded by the coding sequence ATGGATAGGCGTTTTCTGACACTGCTCTGCGTTTCAATACCGTCGTTCATGATTAATCTGGATGCGAACATTGTTTCCGTCTCATTGCCGTCAATCGCCCAGACGTTGCACGCGGATTTTGGGGCGATCGAATGGGTAATCAGTGCATATACGCTTGCGTTCGCAAGCCTTGTCATGCCGGCAGGTGCGCTCGCTGACCGGTTTGGACGCAAGCGCCTGCTGGTCGTCGGTCTCGCCGTATTTACGCTGGCGTCATTGATATGCGGAGCGGCATCGTCGGTAACGTTGTTGAACTGGGCGCGAGCGGTGCAAGGTACCGGCGCAGCGTTGCAGTTGAGTGCGGCATTGGCAATCTTGTCCAACGAATTCCAGGGCAAGCACCGGGCAAAGGCGTTTGCGTTCTGGGGCTCGATTATCGGCATTGGGATCATGCTCGGACCGGTCGCTGGCGGCGTGATAACGCAGATTCTCGGATGGCAATGGGCGTTCTACGTCAATCTTCCGATTGGCGCGGCTATGATCGCGCTCACAATCTTCACTGTGAACGAATCGCGAGACCCGAAAGCCAATCGCATTGACGTAGTGGGCGTGGTGACTTTGGCATCCTTTCTTGGGTTGGCGACGTACGCATTGATCTCTGGAAATCATGCAGGCTGGTCAAGCCAACCTGTCTTGACGAGTGCTTTTTGTGCAGTTGCGGCCCTGGTTGCGTTCATCGTGGTTGAGCGGATCCAGGAACGACCGATGATGGACTTCACGTACTTTATCCGTCCGACCTATCTCGGTGCAAACATTGCGGCAGTGGCGTACGCGGCGACTTTTCTGACCATGTTGACCTACCTGCCGTTCTTCTTTCAGAACGGCCTTGCGTTTGGTCCGATGAAGGCAGGGGCGTTGATGCTGCCTCTTGCTGCCGGGCTTTTCGTTGTCCCTCGCCTGGTGACTGCGTATGTTGAGCACCGCGTCTCGGGGCGATTGCTTCTCGTCATCGGTCTCATTCTGGTTGGAAGCGGTCTTTTGATCGCATCGACACAGGTTGGCACGATGAGTTATCTAAGAGTCGCTGTTCCGATGATGCTTGCGTCCATCGGCGCCGGTATTCTGAACGGGCAGGTAGTCAAGGTGGGTATGACGGTGATTCCGGCGGATCGCGCGGGGATGGCATCGGGTGTTTCCGGAACGATGCGATTCAGCGGGATTGTGATCGGCTTTGCGGCATTGGGAGCTGTTTTTTTTTCAAGGAATCACATCAGGGGTCAGTCATGCAATACCGTTCGTCGGAGGCGATCTCTTGCGCGTGATATCGAGAGCCATTGGTAG
- a CDS encoding VOC family protein, translated as MIKVRDIAYVRYQVPDLNVQAAFLGDFGLTTHRHTDDTLQMATHGGGYPAWIGQRGDNRALGVGFIVDSLDDLDAAAAKFDQPVRPNDELDAGSIVTISDPDGFRIDLLHGGDVIAPRAVRAPLALNATGQRTRRGVTNRIAAGPSHVMRLGHVVLKTRDFPAMMRFYQDVLGFAVSDSYYAQKPDATVAAFLHCGLGRTFTDHHTVALIGLGAQDIDFDHCAFEVIDWDDLANGNRFLAEKGHRHSWGIGRHVQGSQVFDYWRDPFGNKIEHWTDGDLVNEETPVGHEPLSPDALAQWAPPLPADFL; from the coding sequence ATGATCAAAGTACGCGACATCGCCTATGTGCGTTATCAGGTGCCCGATCTGAACGTGCAGGCAGCGTTTCTGGGCGACTTCGGCCTGACCACGCACCGCCACACCGACGACACGCTACAGATGGCGACGCATGGCGGCGGCTATCCCGCCTGGATCGGACAACGTGGCGACAACCGCGCGCTCGGCGTTGGTTTTATCGTCGATTCGCTTGATGACCTCGACGCGGCCGCCGCAAAGTTCGACCAGCCAGTGCGGCCGAATGACGAACTCGATGCTGGCTCGATCGTCACGATCTCAGACCCCGACGGCTTCAGAATCGATCTGCTGCATGGCGGCGACGTGATTGCGCCCCGTGCGGTGCGCGCGCCGCTCGCGCTCAATGCAACCGGGCAACGGACCCGTCGCGGCGTGACCAATCGCATCGCCGCTGGGCCCTCACATGTGATGCGCCTCGGACATGTCGTGCTCAAGACGCGCGATTTTCCCGCAATGATGCGCTTTTATCAGGACGTGCTCGGCTTCGCTGTGTCCGACAGCTATTACGCGCAAAAGCCCGATGCGACCGTTGCAGCGTTTTTGCACTGCGGCCTGGGTCGCACTTTCACCGATCACCACACGGTGGCACTGATCGGACTCGGCGCGCAAGACATCGATTTCGATCACTGCGCGTTCGAGGTCATCGATTGGGATGACCTCGCGAACGGCAATCGCTTTCTCGCTGAGAAAGGCCATCGACATTCGTGGGGCATCGGGCGTCATGTGCAGGGCAGTCAGGTATTCGACTACTGGCGCGACCCATTTGGCAACAAGATCGAACATTGGACCGACGGCGATCTCGTCAACGAAGAAACCCCTGTCGGACACGAGCCGCTCTCCCCCGACGCGCTCGCGCAATGGGCGCCGCCGCTGCCCGCCGACTTTCTTTGA
- a CDS encoding glucose 1-dehydrogenase — protein MFNLAGRRALITGSSTGIGFALAKGLAGAGAEIVLNARNEKRLAEAVAQLRDEGASVHAASFDVTSPDEVKTAIERIEQDVGAIDILVNNAGMQRRAPLEQFSHEQWDELMRTNVDSVFLVGQAVARYMIARKRGKIINICSVQSELGRPSIAAYTASKGAVKMLTKGMAIDWGQYGIQVNGLGPGYFKTELTEALVKDDVFSGWLIGRTPSRRWGDVEDLVGAAVFLASNASNFVNGHILYVDGGVTSTL, from the coding sequence ATGTTCAATCTCGCTGGCCGCCGTGCACTGATCACGGGTTCGAGCACGGGCATCGGTTTTGCGCTTGCGAAGGGCCTGGCTGGCGCGGGCGCCGAAATCGTGCTGAACGCGCGTAACGAAAAGCGGCTTGCCGAAGCCGTCGCGCAGTTGCGTGACGAAGGCGCGAGCGTTCATGCAGCGAGTTTCGATGTGACTTCACCGGACGAGGTCAAGACGGCTATCGAACGTATCGAGCAGGATGTGGGCGCGATCGACATCCTCGTCAACAACGCGGGCATGCAAAGGCGAGCCCCGCTCGAACAGTTTTCGCACGAGCAGTGGGACGAACTGATGAGAACCAACGTCGACAGCGTGTTCCTCGTCGGGCAGGCCGTTGCTCGCTACATGATCGCGCGTAAGCGCGGCAAGATCATCAATATCTGCTCGGTGCAAAGCGAACTGGGCCGTCCCAGCATCGCCGCCTATACGGCCAGCAAAGGTGCGGTGAAGATGCTGACGAAAGGCATGGCGATCGACTGGGGGCAATACGGCATTCAGGTGAATGGTCTTGGTCCCGGCTACTTCAAGACTGAGCTGACCGAGGCACTCGTTAAAGACGATGTGTTCAGCGGCTGGCTGATTGGCCGCACGCCGTCACGCCGCTGGGGCGATGTCGAAGATCTCGTCGGTGCGGCCGTGTTTCTCGCGAGCAACGCTTCGAACTTCGTGAATGGCCACATTCTGTATGTCGACGGGGGCGTGACTTCTACGCTTTAG
- a CDS encoding acyl-CoA dehydrogenase family protein: MNANPQFFGTTTSESDLIRYATSLVPSLKSRTAEVDQLGRLPQATIDELSDGGLFALTTPRRYGGQQTSVRTFLEVVSELGRGDASTAWVAALLNVTTWAAAALFDEKTADDVFGGAKPARVAGVLSPRKAIVKRVDGGYLIEEGMWGFNSGIYHANWDMLGIPLVDASGKVVDQGIALIPASDLRILNDWNVMALRGTGSSSVAVSNLFVPDSRVASMSAAIEGKYGASHLADEPLYRVACMPMLSIILTFPALGIASAALDTFLELLPRRGIQYTWYTRQAEAAVTHLQVGEASAKLDAARAIIERHADAMDRYAASGEYMPYMERAKVRRDVGLAEKLVWEGVDSLATASGGSLASLGNPFARVWHDARVASLHGIVVPATNFEMYGRLACGQPADTPLI; this comes from the coding sequence TTGAATGCAAATCCACAGTTCTTCGGTACCACCACGTCGGAAAGCGATCTGATCCGTTATGCAACCTCCCTTGTGCCTTCGCTCAAGAGCCGCACTGCGGAAGTCGACCAGCTGGGCCGACTACCGCAGGCGACCATCGACGAACTCTCGGACGGCGGCCTGTTCGCATTGACCACGCCGCGACGCTATGGCGGTCAGCAGACATCGGTGCGGACCTTTCTCGAAGTCGTTTCGGAACTGGGACGCGGCGATGCATCGACCGCCTGGGTTGCTGCGCTGCTGAACGTCACCACCTGGGCGGCCGCCGCGTTGTTCGACGAAAAGACAGCAGACGACGTTTTTGGCGGCGCCAAACCTGCCCGCGTGGCGGGCGTGCTGTCGCCGCGCAAGGCGATCGTCAAGAGGGTCGACGGCGGCTATCTGATCGAAGAAGGCATGTGGGGCTTCAATTCGGGCATTTACCACGCGAATTGGGACATGCTCGGCATTCCACTTGTCGACGCGAGCGGCAAAGTCGTCGATCAGGGTATCGCGCTCATTCCCGCATCCGATCTGCGCATCCTCAACGACTGGAACGTGATGGCATTGCGCGGCACGGGCAGCTCGAGCGTCGCCGTCAGCAACCTGTTCGTGCCGGACTCGCGCGTCGCCTCGATGAGCGCAGCGATAGAAGGCAAATACGGCGCCAGCCATCTCGCCGATGAGCCGCTCTATCGTGTCGCCTGCATGCCGATGCTCTCGATCATTCTGACGTTTCCGGCGCTCGGAATCGCCAGCGCCGCGCTCGACACCTTCCTGGAATTGCTGCCGCGCCGCGGCATCCAGTACACGTGGTACACGCGCCAGGCGGAAGCGGCTGTCACCCATCTGCAGGTCGGCGAAGCGTCGGCGAAACTCGACGCCGCGCGCGCGATCATCGAGCGGCACGCCGATGCGATGGATCGCTATGCCGCATCCGGCGAGTACATGCCCTATATGGAGCGCGCGAAAGTCCGGCGCGACGTCGGTCTCGCGGAAAAGCTCGTGTGGGAAGGCGTCGATTCGCTCGCGACGGCATCGGGCGGCTCGCTCGCGTCGCTCGGCAATCCGTTTGCGCGCGTGTGGCACGATGCGCGTGTCGCGTCCCTGCATGGCATCGTCGTGCCGGCCACCAACTTCGAGATGTACGGGCGGCTCGCGTGTGGCCAGCCCGCCGACACGCCGCTGATCTGA
- a CDS encoding TetR/AcrR family transcriptional regulator, which translates to MSRKGIEGTAINDITDEAQVAFGSFYNYFSSKEEVARAIFVEDVTAVADMLDRNRPTEEDIVLITGFNIQWTLRHAITDPIWGWFLIHTASSVGDLMEDMLERLARDIRTGVKSGQFCSADVPTSADSILGGALRILRQVLEERRPATAIDQFVAFALRGLGVSQEEAARVVKASRKLNVK; encoded by the coding sequence ATGTCCCGCAAGGGAATCGAAGGCACGGCGATCAACGACATCACCGACGAAGCGCAAGTCGCGTTCGGCTCGTTCTATAACTACTTTTCCAGCAAGGAAGAAGTCGCGCGCGCCATCTTCGTCGAAGACGTGACGGCTGTCGCCGACATGCTGGACCGGAATCGTCCAACCGAAGAAGACATCGTCCTGATCACGGGATTCAATATCCAGTGGACGCTCCGCCATGCGATCACCGACCCGATCTGGGGCTGGTTCCTGATTCACACCGCCTCGAGCGTGGGCGATCTGATGGAAGACATGCTGGAGCGGCTCGCACGCGATATCCGTACTGGCGTGAAGTCCGGCCAGTTCTGTTCCGCCGACGTCCCGACCAGCGCCGACAGCATCCTGGGCGGTGCATTACGCATCCTTCGGCAGGTACTGGAAGAGCGCCGCCCCGCTACGGCTATCGACCAGTTCGTTGCTTTCGCGCTGCGCGGCCTCGGCGTCAGCCAGGAAGAAGCGGCCCGCGTCGTGAAAGCGTCGCGCAAATTGAACGTAAAGTGA
- a CDS encoding 3-keto-5-aminohexanoate cleavage protein, with the protein MAQASKVIITCAITGSIHTPSMSPWLPITPEQIAQSAIDAAAAGAAIVHLHARDPQTGIPRQDPALFEQILPRIKEASDVVVNITTGGAPSMSVEERLLPALRFKPEIASLNMGSMNFGMYEMLARYKAFKHDWERPYLEGTEDMIFRNTFKDIAYILESCRENGTRFEIECYDIGHLYTAAHFMDRGLLQAPIFIQSVFGIRGGIGAHPEDLAHMKRTADRLFGNDYQWSVLGAGARQPRVLTQGLLAGGHVRVGLEDNLWLRQGELAKSNAEQVTSIRNIIEQLGYAIATPGEARDILGLKGSAKVAF; encoded by the coding sequence ATGGCACAAGCATCCAAAGTGATCATCACCTGCGCGATAACGGGCTCGATACATACGCCGTCGATGTCGCCATGGCTGCCTATCACGCCCGAACAGATCGCTCAATCCGCCATCGATGCTGCCGCCGCCGGCGCAGCAATCGTTCATCTGCACGCGCGTGATCCGCAAACGGGCATTCCGCGTCAGGACCCCGCGCTGTTCGAGCAGATTCTGCCGCGCATCAAGGAAGCCTCCGACGTGGTCGTCAACATCACGACGGGCGGTGCGCCGTCGATGAGTGTGGAAGAACGCCTGTTGCCTGCGCTGCGCTTCAAGCCGGAGATTGCATCGTTGAACATGGGTTCGATGAATTTCGGCATGTACGAGATGCTCGCTCGCTACAAGGCGTTCAAGCACGACTGGGAACGACCCTACCTCGAAGGAACGGAAGACATGATCTTCCGCAACACGTTCAAGGATATCGCGTACATTCTCGAGTCCTGCCGCGAGAATGGCACGCGCTTCGAGATCGAGTGTTACGACATCGGCCACCTGTACACGGCCGCACATTTCATGGATCGCGGACTGTTGCAGGCACCCATTTTTATCCAGTCCGTATTTGGAATTCGCGGGGGAATCGGCGCGCACCCCGAGGATCTGGCGCACATGAAGCGAACAGCGGACAGGCTGTTTGGTAACGACTATCAATGGTCGGTGTTAGGCGCCGGTGCGCGCCAACCGCGCGTGCTGACGCAGGGCCTGCTCGCGGGCGGCCATGTGCGCGTCGGTCTCGAAGACAATCTGTGGCTCCGACAGGGCGAACTTGCGAAAAGCAATGCCGAGCAGGTCACTTCGATCAGGAATATCATCGAGCAGTTGGGGTATGCAATCGCGACGCCCGGTGAAGCACGCGATATTTTGGGTCTCAAAGGCAGCGCCAAAGTCGCGTTTTGA